The following proteins come from a genomic window of Candidatus Methylacidiphilales bacterium:
- a CDS encoding CopG family antitoxin codes for MTLKIVSHWDEVPHFASPQEEADFWQAHQLDGRLMQAACFKPDNTESTTITLRMDPRMLARLKRLANQRYLNYQSMLKQWVAERLEKEMEGRS; via the coding sequence ATGACGCTCAAAATCGTCTCCCACTGGGATGAAGTCCCGCACTTTGCCTCCCCGCAGGAGGAGGCTGATTTCTGGCAGGCGCACCAGTTGGACGGCCGTTTGATGCAGGCCGCCTGTTTCAAGCCGGATAACACCGAATCGACCACCATCACGCTGCGCATGGATCCGCGCATGCTTGCAAGGCTCAAGCGGCTTGCCAATCAACGGTATTTGAATTACCAGAGCATGTTGAAACAATGGGTGGCCGAACGGCTCGAAAAGGAAATGGAAGGGCGCTCCTGA
- a CDS encoding glycosyltransferase: MLGILWLITYGLVVTGLSLYGMHRFWMIFTYYRHKKHSIKPLGKLRELPVVTIQLPVYNEIYVVERLIRSVAAIGYPQEKLEIQVLDDSTDDTSDVIHKLVEELSQRGFDIKHLHRSNRFGFKAGALQNGLQTARGEFIAIFDADFIPPENILRDTIQYFSDPQVGMIQTRWGHINRGYNLLTRVQALLLDGHLLIEQTARNRSGRFFNFNGTAGVWRKTSIVDAGGWQHDTLTEDLDLSYRAQLKGWKFIFVPDVVTPAELPVDMNSFKAQQHRWAKGAIQTCRKLLPEICRSKLPFKTKLEAIFHLTSNFAYLLLAALAVLVQPDPAYSGFHWKSVLAVDVPIFCMASLSIFVFYGAVLIELKKQWYKIPFYIPMLIATGIGLCLNNARAVLEALFNRQSEFTRTPKYGIRTGVETWFGKRYIAGKSFLPLLELTLSAYYGYFIWFAIRHQLWVSLPFFWLFFLGFGYAGLLSLAQSLPFSLSSLKVKV; this comes from the coding sequence ATGCTCGGGATTCTGTGGTTAATTACATATGGGCTGGTCGTAACGGGGCTCTCGCTTTACGGGATGCACCGGTTCTGGATGATTTTTACCTATTATCGCCATAAAAAGCACAGCATTAAACCGCTGGGCAAATTGCGCGAGCTGCCCGTCGTCACAATCCAACTCCCGGTCTATAATGAAATCTATGTCGTGGAGCGCTTGATCCGCTCGGTGGCGGCCATCGGGTATCCGCAGGAAAAACTTGAAATCCAGGTCTTGGACGATTCAACAGACGACACGTCGGATGTGATCCACAAGCTTGTCGAAGAGTTGTCCCAGCGGGGATTTGACATCAAACACCTGCACCGCAGCAATCGCTTTGGATTCAAGGCCGGCGCGCTGCAAAATGGCCTCCAGACCGCGCGCGGCGAATTCATCGCCATTTTCGACGCGGATTTTATTCCCCCGGAAAATATTCTCCGCGACACCATCCAGTATTTCAGCGATCCCCAGGTGGGAATGATTCAAACCCGCTGGGGGCATATCAACCGCGGGTATAATCTCCTGACGCGGGTGCAGGCTCTCCTCCTGGACGGCCATTTGCTGATCGAACAAACTGCCCGCAACCGCAGCGGACGATTTTTTAATTTCAACGGCACGGCCGGCGTCTGGCGCAAAACCAGCATTGTGGACGCCGGAGGCTGGCAGCATGACACGCTGACCGAGGATTTGGATTTGAGCTACCGCGCACAATTGAAGGGGTGGAAATTTATTTTCGTGCCCGATGTGGTGACTCCCGCCGAACTGCCGGTCGATATGAACTCCTTCAAAGCGCAGCAGCACCGCTGGGCCAAGGGCGCCATCCAGACCTGCCGCAAATTACTGCCTGAAATCTGCCGGAGCAAACTGCCTTTTAAAACCAAACTGGAAGCCATTTTTCATCTGACATCCAACTTCGCCTACCTGTTACTGGCGGCTCTTGCCGTGCTGGTCCAGCCGGACCCCGCTTATTCGGGATTCCATTGGAAGTCCGTGCTGGCCGTTGATGTGCCGATTTTCTGCATGGCGTCGCTCTCCATTTTTGTCTTTTATGGCGCGGTTTTGATCGAACTGAAAAAACAATGGTACAAGATCCCGTTCTACATCCCCATGCTGATTGCCACCGGGATCGGGCTTTGCCTCAACAATGCACGGGCTGTGCTCGAGGCCTTGTTCAACCGCCAGTCCGAATTCACCCGCACACCCAAGTACGGGATCCGCACCGGAGTCGAAACCTGGTTTGGAAAACGCTATATCGCGGGAAAATCATTCCTCCCACTGCTGGAGCTCACCTTGTCCGCCTATTACGGCTATTTTATCTGGTTTGCCATCCGGCACCAACTTTGGGTTTCCCTCCCCTTTTTCTGGCTGTTTTTCCTCGGTTTCGGCTATGCTGGCCTCCTCTCATTGGCTCAATCCCTTCCGTTTTCACTTTCCTCCCTGAAAGTGAAGGTGTAA
- the gcvT gene encoding glycine cleavage system aminomethyltransferase GcvT, with protein MSETTNLLRTPLADVHQELGAKMVEFGGWLMPVHYTSILQEHKAIRSTAGLFDISHMGELVVKGTGSEAWVNSLFCNDIRKISPGWGQYTLLLNESGGTVDDLIIYRLADQEFLLVVNASQIEKDFKWLERRLGPNVTIENQSEEFAAIALQGPKSEGVFRKLFDSEKRPLKRNQFIETPYKGKSVLVARTGYTGEDGFEIFLSPELATPLWKDLLKHGELVSCVSAGLGCRDTLRLEACYPLYGHELSQSISPLEAGLDHFVSFDKPEKFVGNEPLREQKESGITRSVAAFEITGPGAPPRAQYPVFAKNNQIGEVTSGSHSPTLNKGIGLALIARDFAKPGTEIEIEVRGKRQPARVVKKPFYSNL; from the coding sequence ATGTCTGAGACCACAAATCTCCTTCGAACCCCACTCGCAGACGTGCATCAGGAACTCGGCGCCAAAATGGTGGAGTTTGGAGGATGGCTCATGCCCGTCCACTACACGAGCATCCTCCAGGAACATAAGGCCATCCGCAGCACTGCCGGACTGTTCGATATCTCACACATGGGCGAACTTGTCGTCAAAGGAACCGGTTCGGAGGCCTGGGTCAATTCCCTCTTCTGCAACGACATCCGCAAGATTTCCCCAGGCTGGGGCCAATACACCCTCCTTCTCAATGAAAGCGGCGGCACAGTCGATGACTTGATTATCTATCGCCTGGCCGACCAGGAATTTCTGCTCGTCGTCAATGCCTCCCAGATCGAGAAGGATTTCAAGTGGCTGGAACGCCGCCTCGGCCCCAATGTTACCATTGAAAACCAAAGCGAGGAATTTGCGGCTATTGCCCTCCAAGGCCCCAAATCGGAGGGCGTCTTCCGCAAACTATTCGACTCGGAAAAACGCCCTCTCAAACGAAACCAATTCATCGAAACACCTTACAAGGGGAAGAGTGTTCTTGTCGCCCGCACAGGATACACGGGGGAGGACGGTTTTGAAATATTCCTGTCGCCCGAACTCGCCACTCCCCTCTGGAAGGATCTTCTAAAGCACGGGGAGCTTGTCTCATGCGTCTCTGCCGGACTGGGCTGCCGCGACACCCTCCGCCTCGAAGCCTGCTACCCGCTCTATGGCCATGAACTGTCCCAGTCCATCTCGCCGCTGGAAGCCGGGCTGGACCACTTTGTTTCATTCGACAAACCGGAAAAATTTGTCGGCAACGAACCCCTTCGTGAGCAAAAGGAAAGCGGCATCACCCGCTCCGTGGCCGCGTTTGAAATCACCGGGCCTGGAGCGCCTCCGCGCGCGCAATATCCGGTTTTTGCAAAAAACAACCAGATCGGTGAGGTGACCAGCGGCAGCCACTCCCCCACCCTGAACAAAGGCATCGGCCTCGCTCTGATCGCCAGGGATTTCGCCAAGCCCGGTACCGAGATTGAAATCGAAGTGCGCGGCAAACGCCAGCCGGCCCGCGTCGTGAAAAAACCCTTTTACTCCAATTTATGA
- a CDS encoding prepilin-type N-terminal cleavage/methylation domain-containing protein, producing the protein MKTGRFAFTLIELLVVITIIAILSGLVLGVAGNVNRKAGTSRAKAEIMAIDLALERYKTDNGDYPSTSFITISNGIYTGNPSAYIGTSPTLGASTPGGSGGCLLFTYLMGRSSFQTSSTSQTSVTSGYTQYMELKSNQVGAPMGSSYIQDPFGYAYGYFYKYDAAIPGDSNASDKSLFNSVQPDVWSTAGQTATASSTVASGTATTYAVYLNWVKNWGSQ; encoded by the coding sequence ATGAAGACAGGACGCTTTGCTTTTACTTTGATTGAGCTGCTGGTGGTGATCACGATCATTGCCATTTTAAGCGGGCTCGTCCTCGGCGTGGCGGGTAACGTCAATAGAAAAGCCGGCACCAGTCGCGCCAAGGCCGAAATCATGGCCATCGACCTGGCTTTGGAACGCTATAAAACCGACAATGGAGATTATCCTTCAACCAGCTTCATTACCATCAGCAATGGCATTTATACAGGCAACCCAAGCGCATATATTGGAACAAGCCCCACTCTGGGAGCAAGCACACCCGGAGGCTCGGGGGGATGCCTTCTCTTTACCTACCTGATGGGACGATCCAGTTTTCAAACGTCTTCCACCAGTCAGACATCTGTAACTTCCGGTTATACACAGTACATGGAACTGAAGTCGAACCAAGTCGGTGCTCCTATGGGCAGTTCCTACATTCAGGACCCCTTCGGGTATGCCTACGGTTATTTTTACAAATATGACGCTGCTATACCGGGTGATTCAAATGCTTCGGACAAATCCCTCTTCAATTCAGTTCAACCCGATGTCTGGAGCACCGCCGGGCAAACCGCCACAGCTTCCAGTACCGTCGCCAGCGGCACCGCCACAACTTACGCGGTCTATCTGAATTGGGTGAAAAATTGGGGCTCCCAGTGA
- the gcvH gene encoding glycine cleavage system protein GcvH: MSNIPNNLKYTDTHEWVLAENGIATVGITDHAQSELSDVVYVELPAVGKAFKAKETVAVVESVKAASDIYAPVSGTVTEVNKNLSNDPGLVNRSPYEQAWMFKLKLSDAGELNSLRDAGAYKSKIG; encoded by the coding sequence ATGAGCAATATCCCCAATAACTTGAAATACACCGACACCCACGAATGGGTACTGGCCGAAAACGGCATTGCAACCGTCGGGATCACCGACCATGCGCAATCCGAGCTGAGCGATGTGGTCTATGTCGAACTGCCGGCCGTCGGCAAGGCCTTCAAAGCAAAGGAGACCGTCGCCGTGGTCGAAAGCGTAAAAGCCGCTTCCGACATTTATGCGCCGGTTTCCGGAACCGTGACCGAGGTGAATAAAAACCTCTCGAATGATCCCGGTCTGGTCAATCGCTCGCCCTATGAGCAGGCCTGGATGTTCAAGCTCAAGCTGTCAGATGCCGGGGAACTCAACAGCCTCAGGGACGCAGGGGCTTACAAGTCCAAAATCGGATAA
- a CDS encoding adenylyltransferase/cytidyltransferase family protein, translated as MPLWRQEQKRFGRRVVVTNGCFDVLHTGHLRYLCAARQLGDVLIVGINGDDSVRALKGPSRPLNSEADRAELLGALKPVDAVVIFPEPRAVRFLELVQPDIYVKGGDYTEDQLDRDEVAVIKKAGGVIRILPLVPGKSTSAMIKKAGGTL; from the coding sequence TTGCCACTTTGGCGACAGGAGCAGAAACGGTTCGGCCGCCGGGTTGTCGTGACCAACGGCTGTTTTGACGTGCTTCATACCGGCCATTTACGCTATTTGTGCGCCGCCCGTCAACTGGGAGATGTCCTGATTGTGGGGATTAATGGCGACGATTCTGTCCGCGCCCTCAAAGGCCCTTCCCGCCCTCTTAACTCCGAAGCGGACCGCGCCGAGCTGTTGGGGGCCTTGAAACCGGTGGATGCCGTGGTCATTTTTCCAGAACCCCGCGCGGTGCGTTTTTTGGAGTTGGTCCAGCCTGATATCTATGTAAAGGGCGGGGATTACACGGAAGACCAGCTTGACCGGGACGAGGTGGCTGTCATCAAAAAAGCCGGCGGGGTGATCCGCATCCTCCCACTGGTGCCCGGGAAATCCACCTCGGCCATGATAAAAAAAGCCGGTGGGACCTTGTGA
- a CDS encoding PLP-dependent aminotransferase family protein, whose translation MKLSEKTGLCATGRPVRYGPPTGLLEFMRQVEKPGLINLAAGVPSPSLLPVEELKQAFRSATALEGREMWAYQRPEGHAGLRGQIARNLVKRGVRAGPEDVLLTTGCTQALHLAISTLTGPGDLVACESPGYYNMLEQIYATGARVLPLPVDMNSGLLLDVAALLLKKHRPKCLVVCSSLSNPSGATLSPVKRKDLARLCGELGIVVIEDDIYGELCDGGAPNPVRAYDDGSHVIYVSSFCKSVSPGLRVGCMLPGKWFERVARLKCNSDLHSSVVAEATLCAFLQRGGLERHLAKLHAQCRRRRESVRRAVLQHFPAGTKVSDPQGGFLLWVELPYKLDSAAWSERAKSRGVSFARGEVFLTSPARRGCLRLNCARAEESDLEKGIRILAELLEI comes from the coding sequence ATGAAATTGTCTGAAAAAACCGGATTATGCGCCACAGGCAGGCCGGTACGATACGGCCCGCCAACCGGTTTATTGGAATTCATGCGGCAGGTCGAAAAGCCGGGGTTGATCAATCTGGCTGCGGGTGTGCCGTCCCCCTCCCTTTTGCCTGTGGAGGAGTTGAAGCAGGCTTTTCGTTCCGCCACGGCGCTTGAGGGGCGCGAGATGTGGGCGTATCAAAGGCCGGAGGGCCACGCCGGATTGAGGGGTCAGATCGCGCGAAATCTGGTGAAACGCGGCGTCCGGGCCGGGCCTGAAGATGTGCTGTTGACAACGGGTTGCACCCAGGCGTTGCACCTGGCCATTTCCACTCTGACCGGGCCGGGCGACCTTGTGGCCTGTGAAAGCCCCGGGTATTACAACATGCTGGAGCAAATTTACGCGACGGGGGCCCGGGTGCTGCCGTTGCCGGTCGATATGAACTCAGGCCTGCTTCTTGACGTGGCGGCGCTGTTGCTGAAAAAGCACCGTCCGAAGTGCCTGGTGGTCTGTTCCTCGCTTTCCAATCCAAGCGGGGCGACCCTTTCGCCTGTTAAGCGCAAGGATCTGGCCCGCCTGTGCGGGGAACTGGGGATCGTGGTGATTGAAGACGACATTTATGGGGAACTGTGCGACGGCGGGGCGCCGAATCCGGTCAGGGCCTATGACGACGGCTCCCATGTGATTTATGTGAGCAGTTTTTGCAAGTCGGTTTCCCCCGGGCTTCGCGTGGGCTGCATGCTTCCCGGAAAATGGTTTGAGCGCGTGGCGCGCCTGAAATGCAATTCCGACCTGCATAGCTCCGTTGTTGCAGAGGCAACCCTGTGCGCATTTCTTCAGCGGGGCGGGTTGGAGCGGCACCTGGCAAAACTTCACGCCCAATGCCGCCGCCGCCGGGAATCAGTGCGCCGTGCCGTGTTGCAACATTTTCCAGCGGGCACGAAAGTCTCGGATCCGCAGGGTGGATTTTTGCTCTGGGTGGAGTTGCCGTACAAACTGGATTCGGCCGCATGGTCCGAGCGTGCAAAATCCCGGGGTGTGAGTTTTGCGCGGGGCGAGGTTTTTCTGACATCGCCTGCGCGGCGGGGCTGCCTGCGTTTGAATTGCGCGCGGGCGGAGGAATCGGATTTGGAAAAAGGGATCCGGATTCTGGCTGAGTTACTGGAAATATAA
- a CDS encoding type II secretion system protein has product MSIALKFPHFRRGFTLIELLVVITIIGILAGLAFPAIQGALNAAKKTQASNMVNQLRTAMTSYQTEYGTWPSTITDENPFDPGIKLYKMLIGQDSPVGTNPRQIVFMEFNLKDLRASSSATAPPSDASTATTFVDPWNQAYQMELDTNYDNQLAMPGGTGGTINAAIAVWSTGLPVNGAANTDTTKFLSSWK; this is encoded by the coding sequence ATGAGCATTGCATTAAAGTTCCCCCATTTCCGCCGGGGTTTCACGCTGATTGAGCTTCTGGTCGTCATCACGATCATCGGCATCCTGGCAGGTCTGGCATTTCCGGCCATCCAAGGCGCACTGAATGCCGCCAAAAAGACCCAGGCGTCCAACATGGTCAACCAATTACGCACCGCCATGACCAGCTACCAGACCGAATACGGTACCTGGCCCAGCACGATCACCGACGAAAACCCTTTTGACCCGGGAATCAAACTCTACAAAATGCTCATCGGCCAGGATAGCCCGGTTGGCACCAATCCGCGGCAAATTGTCTTCATGGAATTCAATCTGAAGGATTTAAGGGCATCATCCAGCGCTACAGCGCCTCCGTCGGATGCCTCGACTGCCACCACCTTTGTTGATCCCTGGAACCAGGCCTACCAGATGGAACTGGACACCAATTACGATAATCAACTGGCCATGCCTGGAGGAACTGGAGGAACCATTAACGCCGCGATAGCCGTGTGGTCCACCGGTCTTCCGGTAAATGGCGCCGCCAATACCGATACCACAAAATTCCTAAGCAGTTGGAAATAA